From Carassius auratus strain Wakin chromosome 9, ASM336829v1, whole genome shotgun sequence:
AAGCTTCCTCTTATTTCTAAAATCTtagaaaaaatagtttttgcaCAACTACAATCCTATTTAGTTACAAAtggtattttatacatttttcaatctggttttaaagCTTTTCATAGTACCGAGACTGCActtttaagagtttttaatgaTCTTTTATTAACTACAGACCGTGCTTTTAGACCTTACTGCTGCTTTCGACACAATTGATCATGCTATTCTTATCTCTCGACTAGAGAACTGTGTAGGCATCTGAGATACTGCCCTGCAGTGGTTCAGATCATATTTATCTGACCAATCTTTTTCTGTAAAACTTGGTGACTCTACATCATCTATCATCCCTCTTCTCTGTGGAGTCCCTCAAggttcagttcttggaccactacTGTTTTCTTTGTACCTTCTCCCTcttggaaatatttttaaaagacatgGTATTTCTTACCACTTTTATGCAGATGACTCGCAAATGTATTTACCACTGAGAAGAGATGCAAATGGTTCTCTGACTCAGTTACTTGAATGTCTCAAGGATAATAAAACCTGGAtgtctttaaatttttttttatttaaatgaagaaaaaactgagATCATTGTGTTTGGACCCAGCCGGGATTATGACTCTACATCCATAAACCTTTGGTCCCTGCAGCAATATATAAAGCCAGTAGTGACAAACTTAGACATTAAAATGTATAGTGAATTTAAGCTTGACAAGCAGATAAACAGGGTGGTTTGATCTTGCTTTTATCAATtgaggcttttatccaaaattaaacctgttttatcttttaatatttttgagcaagtgattcatgcttttatttcgacccgtttggactaccgTAATGCACTTTACATTGGCGTGAACCAAATTTCCCTTTCACACCTGCagttggtccaaaatgcagctgctCGTCTGTTAACAGGAACCCGGAAACAAGAACACATAACTCCTATTTTGGCCTCGCTCCACTGGCTATCTGTatattttagaatacattttaagattttaatgtttgtttttaagccCCTAAATGGGTTAGCACCTCAGTACATCTCAAAGCTCCTGcaaattccccccccccccccccccgtcaaGGTCACTGAGGCCTGGTGATCAGCTGCGGCTGAATGTGCCCAGGACCAGGCTAAAGACCAGAGGCAACCGCTCTTTTTCAGCAGTTGCTCCCAAATTGTGGAATGATTTACAGTTATGACtatctgactgtacattatcccacTTATAACTTGcccatttacaaataaatgaataaatgtgtttatatgtggtTGCAGAGTGCTACGGAACTTGTGAAACTTTCACAGTGTTCAAAACTGGTTGTAAGTGATAATAgtcaatacactgtaaaaaatccaacttacattttgttttgcaaactcagtttttaaagttaagtcaacaatttaacattaaaaaagttgagaTAACACAGAAATGTAAGTTGAATAGGAATTTAGATCAATTTgttacaccaaattaatatttcaagataGAACAACTAACAACTTTAAGTTGGTTAGTATTGCCAACAAAGGCTGATGAGCATGCGCAGTTCGAATGCTTTTTTAAACAACGCCATTTTATTTTCTCCTGTTTCATTTTCAAGTCACCTTAAGCGGCCTCTGTTTATTCCCTCATTGTGATCGCTCTGGTAAGTGTAGCTATGTGTATCAATTCAGGATATGATTTAAATGAAGTTTATTCACAATATGCGCTTTTGTACAACATAGGTGGCGGCAAGTTAGTCAGTTAAATTTTCCCGCCTGGTCTTATTGTTGCCTCAGGTCAGACTTCACCTATTTTTTCTGCCTGACAGTTTAAATTAATCTCTCTGGTAGGTGCtgttctttatataatatttaccataagagttgaaatgtgtttgttcaaaATGTGTGCTTTTGTACGCCGttttaggccggtgacacactggctgcgtggcgtctctgctgcgtgccagaagcgtggtggctgcttcgcgttttctgttgctgagtcccaattcgcatactatccgtcctcaatagtatgcgaaactagaattagtacgtcccaaatcgtagtatgttgaaaatagtattccaaagagacccggatggtctactatttccggttagaatttgaagtgcagatcaatgcacactctaagtgctaatattgcccacaacccattgcgtacgggagggaggagctttgcgatggctttgtgGTGATGTAAACATGACAGCCAggtgcagcagcggagatgcgccctcagcttttaagtgtaagaattcaaatgtttaaccctaattaaagttatattttatttcgttgcacacattgcacatgaacgtcagaaccagccgccgcacaaacgacctgcgtttggttctacgacgacgcagccctgcttcctcactcctcaacttggtagaagcacacatagtaaaatgtattgtgaaaaaaaacgatgagaaaaaatgatgggaatagtaaataaaattttattggacataaagaatgaatgaaacgttaacagttgtggtgtgcgtaactagtcaaccacgttgtcgttcatgttgcatgacgtcatcgaagtatgtcccagagcgtgcatagcatactcttttgctacacactcaaaagtatgtacttttccctcacaaaaaaagtacatacttttaggtcgtagtgtTTTGGAGTGTGACTAAAAAGACTGTATTAGGTGAGGTCTGATATCCAGCCTTGCTCAGGGGGTGTCAGTCAAAACACAGGGTCCGATCAGTTCCATCCAAAGAGTTTAATTTCTCTTAGAATAAGAGTAATTTGCAACCAAGATGCACACAATACAGCTGTACATGGGCATTACAGGGGATCAATTGGGTATTTGTTGTGAGAGTGGGTGTGTATGTGGTCTACAATAGAAAAGAAATAAGAATTGTAATAAGTtacatgtttcaaaatattattacaaagacATTCACATTAAATACTTAGTTTCTTATATCCTCAGGTTAAATTATCAAAGAACACTAAATGAACAATAAACATTGTAACACCACTACCACCTTGTGGTTAGAAATGGAAACTGCTTTCATACTCAAACCGCTTATGAGGTAATTTGCATAACTGCACATAAGCATGAACATCGCGTCCATAAAGATCAAATAAACAGCGATTAAGTTACTAATATTGCAGTTACACACAGTGGGATACTAAATCTGACATTCGTTCACATCATTACACCATAGTTTGAGAGAACTCGAATCATTATCATCATGACAGAAAGGCATATTCAAATGTGCTCGAACGTGTGCGATTAGCGATTAACACAGATAAATGCTTAAACAACTTGCTAACATGCaaacacaataaacacattttataaggAACTGTTCAACTAACAGTTATTACTAACTTAATAATCCGAAAACTTACTTTTGTTCAGTGACGCACACATTAACCCACGCACAGTCTTTGCACTTCTCCTACTGAGTCACTCTCGCACTTTCTGCGCATGCGGACTTGTCAAAGGTGGCGCACGCGCACAGACCCGACCTTTCTAACACTGCCGCCCCCAAATTTGGATTGAAATTTGCTCTGTTGAAAGGTCGACATTATACAGTCTCAGTTACCGGCAGGAGTGTCATCTGGATCATTAGGGATCTCTGGCAGTATTACTAGGCATGCTATGGGTCTTGTGTAGACTCTGTCCTTTATCTGGATCTCAGCTGTTCGTACACGATCATCAGCCCCAGGGAAGATCTTTACTACTCTGCCAATTTGCCAGAATGACCGAGGCATCTGAGGGTCAACCAGCATGACGACTGTTCCGGGTTTGATGTCTGCTGATGGGTTATGCCACTTCCCTCTGGTTTGCAATCCTGGTAAGTAGTGCCTTATGAAGGCCGTCCAGAATCTGTCAGCCAACACTTGTGAATGCCTCCATCTCCGTCTTCCTAGGAGTTCTGATATTGGGTAGATAACTTGGGGCAGGGAACCATCTGGCCGCCCCATCAGAAGGCAATTTGGGGTGATCGGATCTAAATCAGCAATGTCCGCTGATACGTACCCAAGTGGTTTGGAGTTTAGGATGGCCTCGATTTCTATGAGGACAGTTTGAAGAACTTCTTCAGTCACTGTATCTGATCCCAGAGTTGTGTAAAGTGCAGCCTTAACCGAACGAATCTCTCGTTCCCACACCCCTCCGAAGTGTGGAGCAGAAGGAGGATTGAAATGAAAGCTAATCTGTTGTTTAGCTAACTGCTGCTGTAAATCCTGACTTAGCTGACGAAATGCCTCTTTAAGTTCTGTCTCACCACCTCGGAAGTTGGTGCCTTGGTCTGAGTATAACTCTGCCGGTTTCCCACGTCGACCTATGAACCGGCGCAGTCCCATGAGGAATGCATCACTATCCATTGATGTCAGAACTTCGAGGTGCACAGCCCGAGTGGTCAGGCATTTGAATAAAAGGCCCCATCTCTTCTCTGTCCGACGTCCCACCTTGACCAAGAATGGTCCAAAACAATCCATTCCAGTTGAATGGAATGCAGGTTTGAATAACCGAAGTCTAGATGGAGGAAGATCGACCATTTTCTGTGAAGCTGGCTTTGACCTCCATTTACAACATTCAAGACATGTTCGCTGGTGTTTCTTTACAGCTTCTCTGCCTTTCAAGATCCACACACTTCGGCGCAGCTCTGCAAACACTCGTTCCGGTCCTGGATGGCAAAGGCGAGTATCATGATCTTTGATGAGTAAACGGGTGTTAGGATGATTGGGATCCAACACAATAGGGTGTACTGCACTTGGATCGAGGCCTTCTACACGTCTTAATCGTCCTCCGACTCGAATTAGATTACTGGTTTGGTCAAACTCTGGAGAGAGACAAAGGAGTCTGCTGTTAGAACGAACAGGCTTACTACTCTTTAACAACTGGTAGTCCTCTGGAAAACTGTCCATTTGGGCCTTTCTCAGTGCAATCAGCTCTGCCTTTTGGTAAGTACTGGCTGGAGGAGAACCATTTTGCAGCACCGCCCCATGCAGCTCCTGTGCCACCGACTCAATCAAGTCCTTCCAGCTGCTAAATTTACTACCATCTGCAGTTTGTGGTGCGGAGTTAATCACACCACAGAAGATAGCTCGTTTTAACTCAGCTTTATCATCAGATTCCAGGCTGTGCTTAGCTGGAGGTGATGGCCAACTACTCTGAGGTTGGAGGAGAAATTCTGGTCCCTGGGTCCATCGATTCCGTTCAGTGAGGTCCTTCAGATTCTTGCCACGGGTTAGATCATCTGCAGGATTCCTTGTGGAGTCAATGTAATGCCATGCCTTAAGGTCCGTTAATTCTTGAATCTCTGCTACCCTGTTACCCACAAATACCTTGAAACGGCATGATTCTGAATGTAACCAGTGAAGGACAGTTGTTGAATCAGTCCAGAATGTGACCCTTTGGGCTTTCAGGGTAAGCTCAGTTCCAATGAGTTTGGCCAACTGTGCTCCTACGAGAGCGGCACACAACTCAAGCCTAGGTATGGAGCACTGCTTACGTGGGGCAACACGGGACCGGGCCAGGAGAAAGGAAAGGTTTACTCTCCCACTAGGATCTTTGGAACGAAGGTAAGCAACTGC
This genomic window contains:
- the LOC113108517 gene encoding uncharacterized protein LOC113108517, with the protein product MDHPEVTHEIHIFTDASEKAYGAVAYLRSKDPSGRVNLSFLLARSRVAPRKQCSIPRLELCAALVGAQLAKLIGTELTLKAQRVTFWTDSTTVLHWLHSESCRFKVFVGNRVAEIQELTDLKAWHYIDSTRNPADDLTRGKNLKDLTERNRWTQGPEFLLQPQSSWPSPPAKHSLESDDKAELKRAIFCGVINSAPQTADGSKFSSWKDLIESVAQELHGAVLQNGSPPASTYQKAELIALRKAQMDSFPEDYQLLKSSKPVRSNSRLLCLSPEFDQTSNLIRVGGRLRRVEGLDPSAVHPIVLDPNHPNTRLLIKDHDTRLCHPGPERVFAELRRSVWILKGREAVKKHQRTCLECCKWRSKPASQKMVDLPPSRLRLFKPAFHSTGMDCFGPFLVKVGRRTEKRWGLLFKCLTTRAVHLEVLTSMDSDAFLMGLRRFIGRRGKPAELYSDQGTNFRGGETELKEAFRQLSQDLQQQLAKQQISFHFNPPSAPHFGGVWEREIRSVKAALYTTLGSDTVTEEVLQTVLIEIEAILNSKPLGYVSADIADLDPITPNCLLMGRPDGSLPQVIYPISELLGRRRWRHSQVLADRFWTAFIRHYLPGLQTRGKWHNPSADIKPGTVVMLVDPQMPRSFWQIGRVVKIFPGADDRVRTAEIQIKDRVYTRPIACLVILPEIPNDPDDTPAGN